In a genomic window of Arachnia rubra:
- a CDS encoding transposase family protein, whose product MYSSTGLSSEQITDLVARIHDLREAPASRAGRKPTLGLYKCVVVALIYLRSNRTQASIADQFHVSQKTISRTIASWMPILGQALQDCTPTVDDLDVSEPLIVDGTLLPTWSWRTMPELYSGKHKTTGVNVQVACDLTGRLAFISDPMPGRTHDAHALKETGLLDHITTGQLIGDKGYIGLGMITPIRTQPKQQHTEEEKRFNKSVNAIRYMIERVIANLKTWRILHTDYRRPFTTFPETITTVAALEFYRNTF is encoded by the coding sequence ATGTACTCTAGCACAGGTCTTAGCAGCGAACAGATCACCGACCTTGTCGCACGCATCCATGACCTCCGCGAGGCACCAGCCTCCCGAGCAGGACGGAAACCCACACTAGGACTGTACAAGTGTGTTGTTGTGGCCTTGATCTATCTGCGATCCAACCGCACACAAGCATCGATTGCCGACCAGTTCCACGTCTCCCAGAAAACGATCTCTCGAACCATCGCATCCTGGATGCCCATCCTGGGACAGGCCCTGCAGGACTGCACCCCCACGGTCGACGACCTCGATGTCAGCGAACCACTCATCGTCGATGGCACCCTACTGCCGACCTGGTCATGGCGCACCATGCCAGAACTGTACTCCGGCAAACACAAAACCACCGGCGTCAACGTCCAGGTTGCATGCGACCTGACAGGACGGCTCGCCTTCATCTCCGACCCGATGCCCGGCCGCACCCATGACGCACACGCACTCAAAGAAACCGGCCTACTCGACCACATCACCACCGGGCAACTCATCGGCGACAAAGGATACATCGGACTCGGCATGATCACCCCCATCCGAACCCAACCGAAACAACAACACACAGAAGAAGAAAAAAGGTTCAACAAGTCAGTAAACGCGATACGCTACATGATCGAACGAGTCATCGCCAACCTCAAAACCTGGAGAATTCTCCACACCGACTACCGCAGACCCTTCACAACATTCCCAGAAACAATCACCACAGTAGCCGCACTCGAATTCTACAGAAACACATTCTGA
- a CDS encoding transposase family protein, giving the protein MVIADMFGVSQSTICRIWRRITEILETVLVFTSGGVEEAIAQGQLLLVDGTYVPTGNRPASGQGAANYSGKRKVQCVNIQIAATCRGDLVAVSEPFPGARHDARVIQECGWSDLFSETEATWVADSAYTGVLWVLWTLLKNGISRLLSGVGSILGGRGWGFGTLTPSEVVSDCSSCSIQAVTSFIACFRVG; this is encoded by the coding sequence ATGGTGATCGCTGACATGTTCGGGGTGTCCCAGTCCACGATCTGCAGGATCTGGCGCAGGATCACCGAGATCCTGGAGACGGTGCTGGTGTTCACCAGTGGCGGAGTGGAGGAGGCGATCGCTCAGGGACAGCTCCTGCTGGTCGACGGCACCTACGTTCCGACCGGGAACCGCCCAGCAAGCGGGCAGGGCGCTGCGAACTACTCCGGGAAACGTAAAGTCCAATGTGTGAACATCCAGATCGCGGCCACCTGCCGGGGCGACCTCGTGGCGGTGTCCGAGCCGTTCCCAGGAGCTCGTCATGATGCCAGGGTGATCCAGGAGTGTGGGTGGAGTGACCTTTTTTCTGAGACAGAGGCCACATGGGTTGCTGACAGTGCTTACACTGGAGTGCTATGGGTTTTGTGGACACTGTTGAAAAATGGGATTTCTAGGCTGCTTTCTGGTGTTGGCTCCATTCTTGGTGGACGTGGTTGGGGGTTCGGTACCCTAACGCCGAGTGAAGTCGTTTCTGATTGTAGCAGTTGCTCGATCCAGGCTGTCACATCCTTTATAGCATGTTTCCGTGTTGGGTAG
- a CDS encoding transposase: protein MPASKFSKEFKEQIVAEVLEGSRPIAEVAKSYNLEPANCG, encoded by the coding sequence ATGCCGGCTTCGAAATTTAGTAAAGAGTTTAAAGAACAAATCGTTGCGGAGGTTCTTGAGGGGTCTCGGCCGATAGCGGAAGTGGCGAAGTCCTACAATCTGGAGCCGGCGAACTGTGGGTAA
- a CDS encoding transposase family protein, giving the protein MFFKLFTKFRSRHSTDFTSHVRINSGFSPLSTKRRALHTATTAITPVKKSPNQPRSGWEKRFNKTIASLRAGIEHCIAHLKNWKILAKGYHGRLEELPAIIRIVTQLELLRTR; this is encoded by the coding sequence TTGTTCTTTAAACTCTTTACTAAATTTCGAAGCCGGCATAGTACAGATTTTACCTCACATGTTCGAATAAACTCAGGTTTTTCACCACTGTCCACGAAACGCCGGGCACTCCACACCGCGACCACCGCGATAACTCCGGTCAAGAAATCCCCCAATCAACCCCGAAGTGGCTGGGAGAAAAGATTCAACAAAACAATCGCCAGTCTCCGCGCCGGAATCGAGCACTGCATCGCTCACCTGAAGAACTGGAAGATCCTCGCCAAAGGCTACCATGGACGCCTCGAAGAACTCCCCGCCATCATCCGCATCGTCACCCAACTCGAACTACTACGAACCCGATAA
- a CDS encoding alpha/beta hydrolase-fold protein, which produces MIVVMPDGGVGSFFMDIHADYKPYKAAWETFIMKHVMPYVHENFRTDSTRMAIAGASIGGWGALSLGRRYLGLFRSISSYSGPAGFHDSKVSPDAFAVGSLIYIAPLADSVKNRDKVNVPGAIFGSYPTEKLTEMYDPIYNSSVYRERRLFFRCGSGSLLDVFAPVSEERDRLVSKVERLRSPRGYGGYGNGNGGQIVKRLQESPVHATNDMLAAKLISQDIKHDYKLLPDRANGWDLWKECFAEDLPGIMQSLNS; this is translated from the coding sequence GTGATTGTCGTCATGCCTGATGGCGGGGTGGGCTCCTTCTTCATGGACATACATGCCGACTATAAGCCTTACAAGGCTGCTTGGGAGACCTTCATCATGAAACACGTGATGCCCTACGTCCATGAGAACTTCCGCACTGACTCAACCCGGATGGCAATCGCAGGTGCCTCCATCGGCGGGTGGGGGGCGCTGAGTCTTGGTAGGCGTTACCTTGGCCTTTTCAGATCGATCAGCTCCTACTCCGGTCCTGCTGGTTTCCATGATAGTAAGGTTAGTCCCGATGCGTTCGCTGTCGGCTCCCTGATCTACATAGCCCCTTTGGCTGACTCCGTCAAGAATCGAGATAAGGTGAATGTTCCGGGGGCCATCTTCGGATCTTACCCAACTGAGAAACTCACGGAAATGTATGACCCCATTTATAATTCTTCCGTGTATCGCGAAAGGCGTCTATTTTTCCGCTGTGGAAGCGGAAGTCTGCTCGACGTCTTCGCGCCGGTGTCTGAGGAAAGAGATCGGCTTGTCAGCAAAGTAGAAAGACTGCGGAGCCCTCGGGGTTATGGTGGCTACGGAAACGGAAATGGTGGCCAAATCGTCAAGCGTCTTCAAGAATCCCCAGTGCATGCGACAAACGACATGCTTGCCGCCAAGCTGATCAGCCAAGATATAAAACACGACTACAAGCTCCTTCCCGACCGCGCCAACGGCTGGGATCTGTGGAAAGAGTGCTTCGCTGAGGACCTGCCCGGGATCATGCAGTCGCTGAACTCCTGA
- a CDS encoding alpha/beta hydrolase, whose protein sequence is MSTVISKAASLKVSRRSLLAGAAAVPLLAFGAAETAHAFGASHGLTPIDGSPWQHPELRSIDFRFRAQGVQVFDPSVRVTLPESYDSSPDRRYPVLLLLHGGRGMFLDWSREGNVIEATKGQDLIVVMPDGGGGSFYSNANYPLPGREAAWETFIMERVLPYVHENFRTDPSRMAIAGLSMGGWGALALGQRYYGHFRSISAYSGPSDCRPGSPGGGAVRAVIWMGPVADALNGYWRTSNLPGSTWGNEVYPEIAKGYNPMENIEKYRGKRLFIRSGDGTILSTFAPLPSDQDRILDELKRRARSFIDNFGADIQEATVHTTNERFSNALTSAGIDHDYKFLPDRTHEWGLWKECFAEDLPGMMQSLNS, encoded by the coding sequence GTGTCCACTGTGATATCTAAAGCAGCTTCGTTGAAGGTCTCCAGGCGGTCTCTCCTCGCGGGGGCTGCGGCAGTGCCCCTGCTGGCTTTCGGCGCTGCGGAGACAGCACATGCCTTCGGCGCCTCTCACGGTCTCACGCCGATTGACGGGTCGCCGTGGCAGCATCCGGAGCTCCGGTCGATCGACTTCCGGTTCAGGGCCCAAGGGGTTCAGGTCTTCGACCCGTCGGTGCGAGTCACCCTGCCGGAGAGCTACGATTCCTCCCCGGACCGCCGGTACCCCGTGCTGTTGCTGCTGCATGGCGGTAGGGGAATGTTCCTGGACTGGAGCAGGGAGGGAAACGTCATCGAGGCGACGAAGGGCCAGGACCTCATCGTCGTCATGCCCGACGGTGGTGGAGGGTCGTTCTACAGCAACGCTAATTACCCGCTTCCTGGGCGTGAGGCGGCCTGGGAGACCTTCATCATGGAGCGTGTGCTGCCCTACGTCCATGAGAACTTCCGCACCGATCCGTCCCGCATGGCCATCGCGGGTCTGTCCATGGGCGGCTGGGGAGCGCTCGCCCTCGGGCAGCGCTACTACGGGCACTTCCGCTCGATCAGCGCCTACTCCGGTCCTTCCGACTGTCGACCGGGTTCTCCAGGGGGAGGAGCCGTCAGGGCCGTCATCTGGATGGGGCCTGTGGCGGATGCCCTCAATGGGTACTGGCGGACCTCGAATCTTCCCGGCTCCACATGGGGAAACGAGGTATATCCGGAGATCGCCAAGGGGTATAACCCCATGGAGAACATTGAGAAATATCGTGGGAAGCGTCTCTTCATCCGGTCGGGGGATGGGACTATCCTCAGTACTTTCGCACCATTGCCCAGTGATCAGGACCGAATTCTGGATGAGCTGAAGAGGCGAGCTCGTTCGTTCATCGATAATTTCGGTGCAGATATCCAGGAAGCAACTGTGCACACGACGAATGAACGCTTCTCAAACGCCCTGACCAGTGCCGGTATAGATCACGACTACAAGTTCCTTCCCGACCGGACGCACGAGTGGGGTCTGTGGAAAGAGTGCTTCGCTGAGGACCTGCCCGGGATGATGCAGTCGCTGAACTCCTGA
- a CDS encoding ABC transporter permease, translating into MSETATTARPSLDFGEALRKYSIVLILLAFVIVVSIITEGRFLQTQNLLNVVVQVAPIGIIGLGMMAAIITKGIDLSVGSTVALCAIVSASLAQVPGPSAFFPNLPSLPIALAVVAGLAMGTLVGAVVGSLIAVFRIPPFVATLGMMTAARGFANIYNDGRPISNTAPKFNELGEGVMPILLLAFVAIVMWLVLNRTRFGRHVYAIGGNEMAAKVSGISVPKTQFKIYALIGLLAGLAGVILTARTGSGSPTLGNMLELDVITATVIGGTSFNGGIGTVWGVIVGTLIIGVINNGLSLMNVSAFWQMVVKGAIIVIAIIIDERKNR; encoded by the coding sequence ATGTCTGAAACCGCCACCACCGCCCGTCCGAGCCTCGACTTCGGGGAAGCCCTGAGGAAGTACTCGATAGTCCTGATCCTGCTCGCCTTTGTGATCGTGGTGAGCATCATCACCGAGGGCCGGTTCCTGCAGACGCAGAACCTGTTGAATGTCGTGGTGCAGGTAGCGCCGATCGGCATCATCGGCCTCGGGATGATGGCTGCCATCATCACCAAGGGAATCGACCTATCGGTCGGCTCGACGGTGGCGCTGTGCGCCATCGTGTCGGCCTCCCTGGCGCAGGTCCCCGGCCCCAGTGCGTTCTTCCCGAACCTGCCCTCCCTGCCGATCGCCCTGGCCGTGGTGGCGGGCCTGGCGATGGGCACCCTCGTTGGCGCCGTCGTCGGCAGCCTGATCGCGGTCTTCAGGATCCCGCCGTTCGTCGCCACCCTCGGCATGATGACCGCCGCACGTGGCTTCGCGAACATCTACAACGATGGCCGGCCGATCAGCAACACCGCCCCCAAGTTCAATGAGCTTGGCGAGGGCGTCATGCCCATCCTGCTGCTGGCCTTCGTCGCCATCGTCATGTGGCTGGTGCTCAACCGCACCCGCTTCGGCCGCCACGTCTACGCCATCGGCGGCAACGAGATGGCCGCGAAGGTCTCCGGCATCTCGGTGCCGAAGACGCAGTTCAAGATCTACGCCCTGATCGGCCTGCTGGCTGGCCTGGCAGGCGTCATCCTCACCGCCCGCACCGGGTCCGGCAGCCCGACCCTGGGCAACATGCTGGAGCTGGACGTGATCACCGCCACCGTCATCGGCGGCACGTCGTTCAACGGCGGCATCGGCACCGTCTGGGGCGTCATAGTCGGCACGCTGATCATCGGTGTGATCAACAACGGCCTGAGCCTGATGAACGTCTCGGCGTTCTGGCAGATGGTCGTCAAGGGCGCCATCATCGTGATCGCGATCATCATCGACGAACGCAAGAACAGATAG
- a CDS encoding sugar ABC transporter ATP-binding protein, producing MQEVILRMSNIRKTFPGVVALDEVDLNVRSGTVHSLMGENGAGKSTLMKCLIGMYQPDSGSVELAGEEMNFKDTKDGLEHGISMIHQELSPVPEMMVAENIWLGREPRGPLGLLDPRIMIRKTRELFKEWDIDIDPRAQMKTLSIAKQQMVEIAKAISYDAKIIIMDEPTSAIPEREVEHLHRMIKRLTDFGVAIIYITHKMDEVFKISDDITIFRDGKHVGSYAAKDLDRDKLIKLMVGRELTDLFPKLEAEIGDVVLSVRNLTRGSVVKDVSFDLRRGEILGIAGLMGAGRTEVLETIFGIEKADSGEIILDGKSLRIRQPADAIQANLALLTEDRKLNGIMGVLSVGDNITVAALPRYSPGGFLKVSEMRKDSQEQREKLRIKTPSLNQLIKNLSGGNQQKALISRWLLTVPDVLLIDEPTRGIDVGAKSEIHRLMSLLARQGKAIIMVSSELPEVLGMSDRILVMHEGRISGELSREEANQESVMHLATGGDGVVASEGNPNV from the coding sequence ATGCAAGAGGTAATTCTGCGGATGAGCAACATCCGCAAGACCTTCCCGGGAGTCGTGGCGCTTGACGAGGTCGACCTGAACGTCCGCAGCGGCACGGTGCACTCCCTGATGGGAGAGAACGGCGCGGGCAAGTCCACGCTGATGAAATGCCTGATCGGCATGTACCAGCCGGACTCCGGCTCGGTGGAGCTGGCCGGTGAGGAGATGAACTTCAAGGACACCAAGGACGGCCTGGAGCACGGCATCTCGATGATCCACCAGGAGCTATCGCCGGTGCCTGAGATGATGGTGGCGGAGAACATCTGGCTGGGCCGCGAGCCCCGCGGCCCCCTGGGGCTGCTGGACCCCCGGATCATGATCCGCAAAACCCGTGAGCTCTTCAAGGAGTGGGACATCGACATCGATCCCAGGGCTCAGATGAAGACCCTGTCGATCGCCAAGCAGCAGATGGTCGAGATCGCGAAGGCCATCAGCTACGACGCCAAGATCATCATCATGGACGAGCCCACCTCGGCGATCCCGGAACGCGAGGTGGAGCACCTCCACAGGATGATCAAGCGGCTGACCGATTTCGGCGTCGCGATCATCTACATCACCCACAAGATGGACGAGGTCTTCAAGATCTCCGACGACATCACGATCTTCCGCGACGGCAAACACGTCGGTTCCTATGCGGCCAAGGACCTCGACCGGGACAAGCTGATCAAGCTGATGGTCGGCCGGGAGCTGACGGACCTGTTCCCGAAGCTGGAGGCCGAGATCGGCGACGTGGTGCTGTCAGTGCGCAACCTCACGCGCGGCAGCGTGGTCAAGGACGTCAGCTTTGACCTGCGCCGGGGCGAGATCCTCGGCATCGCGGGGTTGATGGGCGCTGGGCGCACAGAGGTCCTGGAGACCATCTTCGGAATCGAGAAGGCCGATTCCGGCGAGATCATCCTCGACGGTAAGTCGCTGAGGATCAGGCAGCCCGCCGACGCTATCCAGGCGAACCTGGCCCTGCTGACCGAGGACCGCAAGCTGAACGGCATCATGGGGGTGCTGTCGGTTGGCGACAACATCACGGTCGCGGCGTTGCCCCGCTACAGCCCGGGCGGCTTCCTCAAGGTCAGCGAGATGCGCAAGGACTCGCAGGAGCAGCGCGAGAAGCTGCGCATCAAGACCCCGTCGCTGAACCAACTCATCAAGAATCTGTCCGGCGGTAACCAGCAGAAGGCTCTGATCTCACGTTGGCTGCTGACGGTTCCGGATGTGCTGCTGATCGACGAGCCCACCCGCGGCATCGACGTCGGCGCGAAGTCCGAGATCCACCGGCTCATGTCGCTGCTGGCCCGGCAGGGCAAGGCGATCATCATGGTCTCCTCCGAGCTGCCCGAGGTGCTCGGCATGAGTGACCGCATCCTAGTCATGCATGAGGGCCGCATCTCTGGTGAGCTGTCCCGCGAGGAGGCCAACCAGGAGTCCGTCATGCATCTGGCCACCGGCGGCGACGGAGTCGTCGCGAGCGAAGGAAACCCCAATGTCTGA
- a CDS encoding sugar ABC transporter substrate-binding protein produces MKPVPKLAALAMGAVLVLTGCGMTTDGVAGADGEPGAVTTQDYQPSEVVKPKNGKKLKIGASFPVLDQFLQNVENAIKARGKEAGVEVSTDSAQEKAEVQLSQIENMISSGVDALIVLPQDTATTAPITQRAKEAGIPLVYVNRRPQQLPTGVPYVGSDSLIAGRMEMEALAKLTDYKGNVAILQGDATQEAAQLRTQGCKEIVAEHPEMKVVSEQTGLWMRDKGLAITENWLQSGQQIDIICSNNDEMALGAIQAFTNAGKLDQVHIGGVDATPDALGAMSAGKLDITVFQDAKGQGKAGVDTAIRLVNGEEVPGVINVPYQLVTPENMAEFQNR; encoded by the coding sequence ATGAAGCCAGTACCCAAGCTCGCCGCGCTGGCCATGGGCGCAGTGCTCGTCCTGACCGGATGTGGCATGACGACCGACGGAGTCGCCGGTGCGGACGGAGAGCCCGGAGCCGTCACCACGCAGGACTACCAGCCTTCGGAGGTCGTCAAGCCGAAGAATGGGAAGAAGCTGAAGATCGGGGCTAGTTTCCCCGTGCTCGACCAGTTCCTCCAGAACGTCGAAAACGCCATCAAGGCCCGCGGCAAGGAGGCCGGGGTCGAGGTGAGCACCGACTCAGCGCAGGAGAAGGCGGAGGTGCAGCTCAGCCAGATCGAGAACATGATCTCCTCCGGCGTCGACGCCCTCATCGTGCTGCCCCAGGACACCGCCACCACCGCCCCGATCACCCAGCGAGCCAAAGAGGCGGGCATTCCACTGGTATACGTCAACCGCCGCCCGCAGCAGCTGCCCACTGGCGTCCCCTACGTCGGGTCCGACTCGCTGATCGCCGGCCGGATGGAGATGGAGGCCCTCGCCAAGCTCACCGACTACAAGGGCAACGTCGCGATCCTCCAGGGCGACGCCACGCAGGAGGCCGCCCAGCTGCGCACCCAGGGCTGTAAGGAGATCGTCGCCGAGCATCCCGAGATGAAGGTGGTCTCCGAGCAGACCGGGCTGTGGATGCGCGACAAGGGCCTGGCCATCACCGAGAACTGGCTGCAGTCCGGTCAGCAGATCGACATCATCTGCTCCAACAACGACGAGATGGCCCTGGGCGCCATCCAGGCTTTCACGAACGCAGGCAAGCTGGACCAGGTGCACATCGGAGGCGTCGACGCCACACCCGATGCCCTCGGCGCGATGAGCGCCGGGAAACTCGACATAACGGTCTTCCAGGACGCCAAGGGCCAGGGGAAAGCCGGTGTGGACACCGCCATCCGGCTGGTCAACGGTGAGGAGGTCCCGGGAGTCATCAACGTGCCCTACCAGCTGGTCACGCCCGAGAACATGGCCGAATTCCAGAATCGATGA
- a CDS encoding Na+/H+ antiporter, with amino-acid sequence MEGLIVVVSVGAAVVAGNALAPILRLPVPLTQVLLGFLVAFIPGLEHLGMPHEVVLMLFLPALLFWESLTTSKNAIRRDLRGILITSTVFVVATAFAVAWIASSLGIPWAAALILGAAVAPPDATAAAALAKGLPQRQFMLLKAESLTNDGTALVVYAIAVGIALGGHYTPWDITRMALVSFLGGILVGILMAAVAYPVLSRLRDPIVLNMALIVTPYAAYLTAEQIHASGVLAVVVAGLIISAFSNRLSTPESRTQAEHAWPLATSLLNGALFLLIGVETQSLVFRFQPAELLALAGIAVAVAVTLVVSRFLFLQLTVMIIRSLDRRPEQRQRRMSYRARLVSGVSAFRGAVSLAIALSIPLTMNDGSPFPYRDEVVLIAALAIIIGIAVQGPLLPKVIAWAARGGHAGDQEEKELSEEQRITEARLAILAVVRPELPDLAEQAGVSPWVAEEMADRIDTIAAHMNAGDDDDEAEGLSEVAALERLHLAVIARKREILGQLVRERQIDDETARIIRARMDLEEIHRNGYLPYE; translated from the coding sequence ATGGAAGGTCTCATCGTCGTGGTCAGCGTCGGTGCCGCGGTGGTGGCTGGCAATGCCCTGGCTCCCATTCTCCGGCTCCCCGTGCCTCTGACCCAGGTGCTGCTGGGTTTCCTCGTGGCCTTCATCCCCGGTCTGGAACACCTGGGGATGCCGCACGAGGTGGTGCTGATGCTCTTCCTCCCGGCGCTGCTGTTCTGGGAGAGTCTCACGACGTCGAAGAACGCCATCCGCCGCGACCTGCGCGGCATCCTGATCACCTCGACGGTATTCGTGGTGGCCACCGCCTTCGCCGTCGCCTGGATCGCCTCGTCGCTGGGCATCCCGTGGGCGGCGGCGCTGATCCTCGGCGCAGCCGTCGCCCCGCCCGACGCTACCGCGGCGGCGGCCTTGGCGAAGGGCCTGCCGCAACGCCAGTTCATGCTGCTCAAAGCGGAGAGCCTGACCAACGACGGCACCGCCTTGGTGGTCTACGCCATCGCCGTCGGCATAGCGCTCGGCGGGCACTACACCCCCTGGGACATCACCCGGATGGCGCTGGTCTCGTTCCTGGGCGGCATCCTGGTGGGGATCCTGATGGCGGCTGTCGCCTACCCGGTGTTGTCGAGGCTGCGCGACCCTATCGTCCTCAACATGGCCCTCATCGTCACGCCCTACGCGGCCTACCTGACGGCGGAGCAGATCCACGCCTCGGGAGTCCTGGCGGTGGTGGTGGCCGGCCTGATCATCTCGGCCTTCTCGAACCGGCTGAGCACCCCGGAGTCCCGCACCCAGGCGGAGCACGCCTGGCCGCTGGCGACCAGCCTGCTGAACGGGGCGCTGTTCCTGCTGATCGGCGTCGAGACACAGTCGCTGGTCTTCCGTTTCCAGCCCGCAGAGCTCCTAGCGCTGGCAGGTATAGCCGTCGCCGTCGCGGTGACCCTAGTGGTCTCGCGTTTCCTCTTCCTGCAGCTCACGGTGATGATCATCCGCTCCCTCGACCGCAGGCCCGAGCAGCGGCAGCGCCGGATGTCCTACCGGGCGCGGCTTGTGAGCGGGGTTTCGGCGTTCCGGGGCGCGGTCTCGCTGGCGATCGCGCTGTCGATCCCCCTGACCATGAACGACGGCTCGCCGTTCCCCTACCGCGACGAGGTGGTGCTGATCGCGGCCCTGGCGATCATCATCGGCATCGCGGTGCAAGGACCGCTGCTGCCCAAGGTCATCGCCTGGGCGGCGCGCGGCGGCCATGCCGGAGACCAGGAGGAGAAGGAGCTGTCCGAGGAGCAGCGAATCACCGAGGCGCGCCTGGCGATCCTCGCGGTCGTGCGTCCGGAGCTGCCCGATCTGGCGGAGCAAGCTGGTGTCTCCCCCTGGGTCGCGGAGGAGATGGCCGACCGCATCGACACCATCGCCGCACACATGAACGCCGGCGATGACGACGACGAGGCGGAGGGGCTTTCCGAGGTCGCCGCCCTGGAACGCCTCCATCTGGCGGTGATCGCCCGGAAACGGGAGATCCTGGGGCAGCTGGTGCGTGAGCGCCAGATCGACGACGAGACAGCCAGGATCATTCGGGCCCGCATGGACCTGGAGGAGATCCACCGCAACGGCTACCTCCCCTACGAGTGA
- a CDS encoding peptidoglycan-binding domain-containing protein: protein MTSHGLSRRSVLTMAPLGALGVALAVSNAPQAKAEELSTYWIQRDLIYFGFLPIGSDDGIYGAQTTEAVRWMQYRAGLEEDGIAGPETQQALFDRVLHVQERVPGCEADGYAGPDTFAKTAEMQTDNGLPATGVCDDATLKIVKQGLWKDPK, encoded by the coding sequence ATGACCTCTCATGGACTGAGCCGCCGTAGCGTACTGACTATGGCGCCCCTGGGCGCGCTCGGCGTCGCCCTCGCAGTGAGCAATGCCCCTCAGGCCAAGGCCGAGGAGCTTTCCACCTATTGGATCCAACGGGACCTGATCTACTTCGGGTTCCTGCCGATTGGCTCGGATGACGGCATCTACGGCGCCCAGACAACGGAGGCAGTCCGGTGGATGCAGTACCGCGCGGGGCTCGAAGAGGACGGCATCGCTGGACCAGAAACCCAGCAGGCTCTGTTCGACAGGGTTTTGCATGTTCAAGAGAGAGTCCCTGGGTGTGAAGCCGACGGCTATGCAGGTCCGGATACTTTCGCAAAGACCGCTGAAATGCAGACTGACAACGGTCTACCTGCGACCGGAGTCTGTGACGACGCCACTCTCAAAATCGTGAAACAGGGCCTCTGGAAGGACCCGAAGTAG
- a CDS encoding sugar phosphate isomerase/epimerase family protein yields MVKILLDPSMYHPHLSVAEECFKAADLGYEYIELSPRADFHEWHHYPKVDDAEVAKVKNAMAASGVKIWTFNPVFNWSSPDEQERQAQVRNFRRLLEIAEELEVPLIATEFSGDPNEPLKSEHQFYKSIEELIPDFEKRGIECTIEAHPYDFVETNDRAVQVVRGVNKPWLNYEFCLPHLFHLSQGQGNPRALMEYAGPRLKHVHIADVWNHLANVGNRYIINPPGVDARIHQHNEIGNGEVPWDEVFGYLRETDYDGPLSVCVFGWEEDADAIHVRMRERLENELTKR; encoded by the coding sequence ATGGTGAAAATCCTGCTGGATCCGTCGATGTACCACCCCCACCTCAGCGTCGCCGAGGAATGCTTCAAGGCCGCCGATCTCGGCTACGAGTACATCGAGCTGTCGCCGCGCGCCGACTTCCACGAGTGGCACCACTACCCCAAGGTCGACGACGCAGAGGTCGCGAAGGTCAAGAACGCCATGGCCGCCTCCGGCGTGAAGATCTGGACCTTCAACCCGGTGTTCAACTGGTCCTCACCCGACGAGCAGGAACGCCAGGCGCAGGTGCGCAACTTCCGGCGGCTGCTGGAGATCGCCGAAGAGCTGGAGGTGCCGCTGATCGCCACCGAGTTCTCGGGCGACCCGAACGAGCCCCTCAAGTCGGAGCACCAGTTCTACAAGTCCATCGAGGAGCTGATCCCGGACTTCGAGAAACGCGGCATCGAGTGCACCATCGAGGCCCACCCGTACGACTTCGTCGAGACGAACGACCGGGCCGTGCAGGTGGTGCGCGGGGTGAACAAGCCGTGGCTGAACTACGAGTTCTGCCTGCCGCACCTGTTCCACCTCTCCCAGGGCCAGGGAAACCCGCGGGCGCTGATGGAGTACGCCGGGCCGCGCCTGAAGCACGTCCACATAGCGGACGTGTGGAATCACCTGGCGAACGTCGGCAACCGGTACATCATCAACCCGCCCGGCGTTGATGCCCGCATCCACCAGCACAACGAGATCGGCAACGGCGAGGTGCCGTGGGACGAGGTCTTCGGCTACCTGCGGGAGACCGACTACGACGGTCCGCTGTCGGTGTGCGTCTTCGGCTGGGAGGAGGACGCCGACGCCATCCACGTGAGGATGCGTGAACGCCTGGAAAACGAGCTCACCAAGAGGTAA